The following proteins are co-located in the Solanum pennellii chromosome 8, SPENNV200 genome:
- the LOC107028548 gene encoding (S)-coclaurine N-methyltransferase-like, translating into MPIAVMTEKPKSQHYELPTSFFKIVLGKHLKYSCCYFKDKLSTLEDAEKAMMELYCERSQLKDGHTVLDVGCGWGSLSLYIAQKYSACKVTGICNSVTQKAHIEEQCRELQLQNLEIIVADISTFEMEGSYDRVLSIGMFEHMKNYGDLLKKISRWMKAHSLLFVNYFCHKAFAYHFEDVNDDDWITRYFFSGGTMPSANLLLYFQDDVSVVDHWLVNGKHYAQTSEEWLKRMDENKSSIKPIMESTYGKDSAVKWTVYWRTFFLSVAELFGYKNGEEWMVSHFLFKKK; encoded by the exons ATGCCTATAGCTGTGATGACTGAGAAGCCAAAGTCCCAACATTATGAGCTCCCTACCTCTTTCTTCAAGATTGTTCTTGGAAAACACCTCAAATACAG CTGTTGTTACTTCAAAGACAAGTTGAGCACTTTGGAGGATGCTGAAAAAGCAATGATGGAATTATATTGTGAAAGGTCGCAGTTGAAAGATGGACACACTGTACTTGATGTTGGTTGTGGCTGGGGTTCCCTTTCTCTATACATAGCACAAAAATATAGTGCCTGCAAAGTTACCGGGATTTGCAATTCAGTCACCCAAAAAGCACACATAGAAGAGCAGTGCCG GGAGCTTCAGCTGCAGAATTTGGAGATCATAGTTGCAGATATTAGCACATTCGAGATGGAAGGATCCTATGATAGAGTATTGTCTATTGGAATGTTTGAG caTATGAAGAACTATGGAGATCTCCTGAAGAAGATCTCAAGATGGATGAAGGCACATAGCCttctttttgttaattatttttgccATAAAGCATTTGCTTACCACTTTGAG GATGTGAACGATGATGATTGGATCACTAGGTACTTCTTCAGTGGAGGTACAATGCCTTCTGCCAATCTCCTCCTTTATTTTCAG GATGATGTTTCTGTGGTTGATCATTGGCTAGTTAATGGAAAACATTATGCACAGACAAG TGAAGAATGGCTTAAGAGAATGGATGAGAACAAGAGTTCCATAAAGCCAATAATGGAGTCAACTTATGGGAAGGATTCAGCCGTCAAGTGGACTGTCTACTGGAGAACCTTTTTCCTTTCAGTTGCTGAACTGTTTGGGTACAAGAATGGAGAAGAATGGATGGTTTCACATTTCCTCTTCAAGAAGAAATGA